Proteins encoded within one genomic window of Bacteroidetes bacterium SB0662_bin_6:
- a CDS encoding ATP-dependent Clp protease ATP-binding subunit, with product MEGNFSNRVRDVIRDSREEAIRLSHDYIGTEHLLLGIICEGEGIAVKILRSLGCDLLKLRKAVEETVRGTGGALAVGNISFTKQAEKVLKITYLEAKIYKSDIIGTEHLLLSLLRDEENVAARILQQGFSVTYDAVRAELDSIIGGKIPATGGGGGGPEPPPPEGQGKERRKMEKSKTPVLDNFGRDLTRLAEESKLDPIVGREQEIERVAQVLSRRKKNNPVLIGEPGVGKTAIAEGLAIRIVQRKVSRVLHNKRIVTLDLAALVAGTKYRGQFEERMKAVMNELEKSPEVILFIDELHTIVGAGGASGSLDASNMFKPALARGEIQCIGATTLDEYRQYIEKDGALDRRFQKIIVDPSTTEETIEILRNIKTRYEEHHNVRYSDEALLLAVSLSDRYITDRFLPDKAIDVMDEAGARVHLANIRVPENIVRLEEEIETVRKKKNHVVKSQRFEEAARLRDKEKKIDGELEEAKRVWERKAEAEVHDVIEENIAQVVAMMTGIPVDKISQPEQKKLVKMDDALMKRVIGQDEAIRKLSSAIRRTRAGLKDPGRPIGSFIFLGPTGVGKTELAKVLTQYLFDSDEALIRIDMSEYMEKFSVSRLVGAPPGYVGYEEGGQLTEKVRRKPYSVVLLDEIEKAHQDVLNILLQVLDDGVLTDGLGRRVDFRNTIIIMTSNIGARDIKNIGKGIGFSQSEETFNYRTLKSTVEDALKRVFNPEFLNRVDDVIVFRSLEKAHIFRIIDIMADELLDRVRELGIKVDITKSAKEFLVLKGFDVKFGARPLRRSIQKYIEDPLADHILGKNLGEGDAIRITAKDKKGTDTLSFSVRKNKTSKAAQADVDVAEAPLDGQEEDKNIAPPSSGEKPEKEVARE from the coding sequence ATGGAAGGCAATTTCTCGAATCGCGTCAGAGATGTTATCAGGGACAGCCGGGAAGAAGCAATACGGCTGAGCCACGATTACATCGGCACGGAGCATCTTCTTCTCGGGATTATCTGCGAGGGCGAGGGCATTGCCGTCAAGATTCTCCGCAGCCTTGGTTGCGATTTGTTAAAGCTCAGAAAGGCGGTCGAGGAAACGGTCCGTGGTACGGGCGGGGCGCTTGCCGTGGGCAATATTTCGTTCACCAAGCAAGCCGAAAAAGTTCTTAAGATCACCTATCTGGAAGCGAAGATATACAAGAGTGATATTATAGGTACCGAGCATTTGCTGCTGAGCCTTCTCCGCGACGAGGAAAATGTTGCAGCGCGAATTCTGCAACAGGGATTTTCGGTAACGTACGATGCCGTACGGGCCGAATTAGACTCCATTATAGGAGGAAAAATACCTGCGACGGGTGGCGGCGGCGGTGGGCCTGAACCGCCCCCGCCTGAAGGACAAGGAAAAGAGCGCCGCAAGATGGAAAAAAGCAAAACACCGGTGCTGGACAACTTTGGCAGGGATCTGACCCGTCTGGCCGAGGAGTCCAAGTTGGATCCGATCGTGGGTAGAGAACAGGAGATCGAGCGCGTTGCCCAGGTGCTGAGTCGGCGCAAGAAGAACAATCCTGTGTTGATTGGTGAGCCGGGCGTGGGCAAGACGGCTATTGCCGAAGGACTTGCCATACGCATTGTCCAGCGCAAGGTGAGCCGTGTGCTTCATAACAAACGCATTGTGACGCTTGATTTGGCGGCACTTGTTGCCGGCACCAAGTACAGAGGACAGTTTGAGGAGCGGATGAAGGCAGTGATGAACGAGCTCGAAAAGAGCCCGGAAGTTATTCTCTTTATCGATGAGTTGCACACGATCGTAGGTGCAGGCGGGGCCTCCGGTAGTCTTGATGCATCGAATATGTTCAAACCGGCGCTTGCCCGGGGCGAGATTCAGTGTATCGGAGCGACGACCCTCGACGAATACCGGCAATATATCGAGAAGGATGGCGCCCTGGATCGACGCTTCCAGAAGATTATTGTGGATCCCTCCACCACGGAGGAAACGATCGAAATCCTTCGCAACATCAAGACTCGCTATGAGGAGCATCACAACGTCCGTTATTCGGATGAAGCTCTCTTGCTTGCGGTGAGTCTCAGCGATCGCTACATCACGGACCGCTTTCTGCCTGACAAAGCCATTGACGTGATGGATGAAGCCGGTGCGCGTGTCCACCTGGCAAATATCCGCGTACCGGAGAATATTGTCCGTCTCGAAGAAGAAATTGAGACTGTCAGAAAGAAAAAGAACCATGTCGTCAAGAGCCAGCGCTTTGAGGAGGCGGCCCGGTTACGCGACAAGGAAAAGAAAATCGATGGAGAGCTCGAAGAAGCCAAGCGGGTATGGGAGCGCAAGGCCGAGGCGGAAGTGCATGATGTGATCGAAGAGAATATCGCTCAGGTTGTGGCGATGATGACGGGTATTCCGGTCGATAAGATTTCCCAGCCTGAGCAGAAGAAACTTGTCAAAATGGACGATGCGCTTATGAAGCGCGTAATCGGACAGGATGAGGCTATTCGTAAGCTGTCGAGCGCCATACGCCGCACCCGGGCCGGCCTCAAGGACCCCGGCCGCCCTATCGGCTCGTTTATTTTCCTCGGACCTACCGGGGTTGGAAAGACCGAGTTGGCCAAGGTGCTTACGCAGTATCTCTTCGATTCGGACGAAGCGTTGATACGTATCGACATGTCCGAATACATGGAAAAATTCTCCGTCAGTCGACTGGTCGGCGCTCCTCCTGGGTATGTTGGCTACGAAGAGGGTGGACAACTGACTGAGAAAGTCCGTCGCAAGCCGTATTCCGTAGTGCTTCTCGATGAGATTGAGAAGGCGCATCAGGATGTGCTCAACATCCTGTTGCAGGTGCTCGACGACGGGGTACTCACAGATGGACTGGGCCGCCGGGTCGATTTCCGGAATACGATCATCATTATGACATCGAACATCGGTGCCCGGGACATAAAGAACATTGGTAAAGGCATTGGCTTTTCCCAATCGGAAGAGACGTTCAATTACCGGACCCTGAAGAGTACGGTGGAAGATGCCCTGAAGCGGGTGTTCAACCCCGAGTTTCTGAACAGGGTAGACGATGTGATCGTTTTCCGTTCTTTGGAGAAAGCACACATCTTCCGCATCATCGACATTATGGCGGACGAGCTGCTTGACCGGGTCAGGGAACTCGGCATCAAAGTGGACATCACAAAGTCCGCCAAGGAGTTTCTTGTACTGAAAGGATTTGATGTAAAGTTTGGCGCCCGCCCTCTGCGGCGCTCGATCCAAAAATATATCGAGGATCCGCTTGCCGACCATATTCTTGGCAAGAACCTGGGCGAAGGAGATGCCATCCGCATTACTGCCAAAGACAAGAAAGGCACCGATACGCTATCGTTCAGCGTAAGGAAAAACAAAACATCGAAGGCCGCGCAGGCCGATGTGGACGTTGCCGAGGCGCCCCTTGATGGCCAGGAAGAAGACAAAAACATTGCTCCTCCGAGTTCTGGTGAAAAACCGGAAAAAGAAGTAGCAAGGGAATAG
- a CDS encoding amidohydrolase gives MVFSQTERDGLKKMSVIADIPSMDVSNLAETGREQVEFATFLRDIRRDIHQHPELGFEEYRTSEFVRSILEQHGLAVTGPLAGTGLYTDIEGIHDGPVIAYRADMDALPTADAKSVEYASRQPGVAHLCGHDAHTAIAIGVALILHRNREHLRGTVRVLFQPDEEGTPGGGVNMIREGVLDGVQSIYAIHVDPSLEAGRYGVLDGPITSSKDRFRICVKASSTGHSARPHEVVDTVWVANQIANALYQMVGRFTDARQAAVLTICRFHAGDAYNVIPEQAELGGTIRTTDAKERTAINQRLERIANELAGLYGVEVQVDIEAGAPAVKNDPRLTKHVASVIRSFCGEEAVFHIPLPSMGSEDFGHYLEKIPGMLLRAGTRSGPESAYPLHSDHFDIDEGAMAPTAALMAHVLRTHLDQEPG, from the coding sequence ATGGTTTTTTCGCAAACGGAACGGGATGGTTTGAAGAAAATGAGCGTCATAGCGGATATTCCTTCCATGGATGTTTCGAATCTTGCCGAAACCGGTAGGGAGCAGGTTGAATTCGCGACGTTCCTGCGCGACATACGGCGTGATATTCATCAGCATCCCGAACTCGGTTTTGAGGAGTATCGCACCAGCGAGTTTGTTCGCAGCATCCTCGAGCAGCATGGGCTGGCAGTAACAGGTCCCCTGGCCGGCACCGGCTTATACACGGATATTGAGGGCATCCATGACGGACCTGTCATTGCGTACCGCGCGGATATGGACGCATTGCCCACCGCAGATGCAAAATCCGTCGAGTATGCGTCCCGCCAGCCGGGGGTTGCCCATCTGTGCGGCCATGATGCGCATACGGCGATTGCGATCGGCGTAGCGCTTATTCTGCATCGAAACAGGGAGCATCTCCGCGGTACGGTCCGCGTACTGTTTCAGCCGGACGAGGAAGGCACGCCGGGAGGTGGGGTGAACATGATCCGGGAAGGAGTGCTTGACGGTGTGCAGAGCATTTATGCAATTCACGTCGACCCCTCGCTGGAGGCGGGCAGATACGGCGTGCTGGACGGCCCTATTACGTCGTCTAAAGACCGGTTCCGCATTTGCGTTAAGGCATCGAGCACCGGCCATTCGGCGCGTCCCCATGAAGTGGTGGATACCGTCTGGGTAGCTAATCAGATCGCCAATGCACTCTATCAGATGGTGGGGCGTTTTACGGATGCGCGACAGGCAGCCGTTCTGACGATTTGCCGGTTTCATGCCGGGGATGCGTACAACGTGATTCCCGAACAGGCGGAATTGGGAGGCACGATCCGCACCACGGATGCGAAGGAACGCACGGCCATAAACCAGCGCCTGGAACGCATCGCAAACGAACTTGCCGGCCTGTACGGGGTCGAGGTGCAGGTGGATATAGAGGCGGGGGCGCCTGCAGTAAAAAACGATCCTCGACTCACGAAGCATGTAGCATCCGTTATCCGGTCCTTCTGCGGAGAGGAAGCGGTTTTTCATATTCCTCTCCCCAGCATGGGTTCGGAAGATTTCGGACACTACCTGGAAAAAATACCCGGGATGCTTCTCCGGGCAGGCACCCGTTCCGGTCCGGAGAGTGCGTATCCCCTGCACAGTGATCACTTCGATATCGACGAGGGCGCTATGGCCCCCACCGCAGCGCTGATGGCCCATGTGCTCCGGACCCACCTGGATCAGGAACCCGGCTGA
- a CDS encoding 2-phosphosulfolactate phosphatase: MNTEVFITGQSVPAEKVEGHTVVVIDVLRACSTIVTAMCNGARDVVPVPDMDQAGKIASNLDQASYLLGGERDGFRIEEYHCGNSPLEYTRERVQGRTIILSTTNGTVAMHKGQDAKNLLIGCFLNIDRIVEAIRKSGNDLTIICAGQKHRVSLEDTLCAGYILDRLWDGQRAEGVSDTALIAFSLYDRNRMHLEATLRQGSHARWLASKGFEDDVDYCFQFNSLPVLPYYRENRIVLDKTEPALAAV, from the coding sequence ATGAACACAGAAGTATTTATCACTGGCCAATCCGTGCCGGCAGAAAAAGTGGAGGGTCACACTGTGGTTGTGATCGACGTGTTGCGGGCCTGTTCGACGATCGTAACTGCAATGTGTAACGGCGCCCGGGATGTGGTTCCGGTGCCGGATATGGATCAGGCAGGGAAAATTGCGTCCAACCTCGATCAGGCGAGTTATCTACTGGGCGGCGAACGCGACGGCTTTCGGATCGAAGAGTACCATTGCGGCAATTCGCCCCTGGAGTATACCCGCGAGAGGGTGCAGGGTCGGACGATCATTCTTAGTACGACCAACGGTACTGTAGCCATGCACAAGGGACAGGACGCAAAGAACCTTCTGATCGGGTGTTTCCTGAACATTGATCGTATTGTCGAAGCGATCCGCAAATCAGGAAATGACCTGACCATCATTTGTGCAGGCCAGAAACACCGGGTTTCACTGGAGGACACACTTTGTGCAGGCTATATACTGGATCGACTGTGGGATGGGCAGCGGGCTGAAGGGGTTTCCGACACGGCGCTCATAGCCTTTTCCTTATACGACCGCAATCGCATGCATCTGGAAGCTACCTTGCGGCAGGGCAGCCATGCGAGATGGCTTGCTTCGAAAGGCTTTGAGGACGACGTAGACTATTGTTTCCAGTTCAATTCCCTGCCTGTACTCCCCTATTACAGGGAAAACCGGATTGTGCTGGATAAAACGGAGCCTGCCCTTGCCGCTGTATAA
- a CDS encoding DNA translocase FtsK yields the protein MASRSGKRHNRRRVSGENKQGASAGRMHEVLGLVVMTLAFLIGLALVTYHTSDDVIVRGSTLSDAFVPGENQVSNALGLAGAWMAQLLVPRFLGYPVVLLSAFMCMVGYLLLRRRLTGKLVSTGILVLVVTFTVAGLLGWIALVFEVELALWSGSLGLGVAGWLQHVLGTIGSAVILAMSLAIAVLLLVGHDLQRIFDRFGSWTASVKAATGRRRAARKKRVEANRKAKQAKRKAGDSEDLPETRHEPSQTAARRSSGSTTAPAPSASSRTLNDTFQGMSPPARSTAHAPATEKDIEIHVQQRIEEEHADIVERQVDIPREKLAARYRFPTIDLLDAREADEVPIDYDELEENKRILLDKLDTYGIEIRDINAIVGPTVTLYELTPAPGVKINRITALENDLAMAMAAGGIRMIAPIPGKSAVGVEIPNRRRELVRIRDVIGTTRFRDSEMELPIAVGKSIEGEVFLTDLAKLPHLLIAGATGSGKSVGLNTLITGLMYACHPANLKFVMIDPKKIELQQYKYMVDHYVAMPENSEEPIITDVAQALGVLKSCEREMEIRYDLFSAAQVRSIKDYNKKVRSGKLDKEEAFIHLPYIIVIIDELADLMMLAGKDIEAPIARLAQMARAVGIHLVLATQRPSVDVITGLIKANFPARIAYQVASKVDSRTILDQNGAEGLVGNGDLLYMLGSRSARLQGPFVSSEEVDRVVDFVARQKGPGPYMLPPFGDESSAGNLSGIDDIDPFFDEAAHIIVRARQGSVSLLQRKLSVGYTRAARIVDQLETAGIVGRFVGSKAREVLVESEEELEELLAGIRNSGRV from the coding sequence ATGGCTTCACGATCGGGAAAAAGGCATAACCGGAGGAGAGTTTCCGGGGAAAACAAGCAAGGTGCATCCGCTGGCCGTATGCATGAAGTGCTTGGCCTCGTCGTGATGACCCTGGCTTTTCTTATCGGGCTGGCGCTGGTTACCTACCATACTTCCGATGACGTCATTGTGCGGGGAAGCACACTGAGCGATGCATTTGTTCCTGGAGAAAACCAGGTGTCCAATGCGCTTGGTCTGGCGGGTGCATGGATGGCTCAACTCCTTGTACCTCGTTTTCTGGGCTATCCGGTTGTACTTCTGTCGGCATTTATGTGCATGGTGGGATATCTGCTGCTCCGGCGGCGCCTGACCGGCAAACTGGTTTCGACGGGAATCCTGGTTCTTGTTGTCACATTCACCGTAGCCGGCCTTCTCGGTTGGATTGCACTCGTTTTTGAGGTGGAGCTTGCGTTGTGGAGCGGGAGCCTTGGCCTTGGCGTGGCCGGGTGGCTCCAGCATGTTCTCGGCACGATCGGATCGGCTGTGATCCTTGCCATGTCTCTTGCAATTGCTGTCCTGCTACTCGTGGGCCATGACCTGCAGCGTATCTTCGACAGGTTCGGATCCTGGACCGCCTCGGTAAAAGCCGCCACTGGACGCCGCCGGGCCGCGCGTAAAAAACGTGTGGAAGCGAATCGCAAGGCGAAACAGGCCAAACGAAAAGCGGGTGATTCCGAAGACCTCCCCGAAACTCGCCATGAGCCGTCACAAACGGCAGCCCGGCGATCCTCCGGCAGTACGACAGCCCCTGCCCCCTCTGCCTCAAGCCGTACGCTGAATGACACGTTCCAGGGTATGTCTCCTCCCGCTCGCAGTACAGCGCATGCCCCGGCTACGGAAAAGGATATTGAAATACATGTCCAGCAGCGTATCGAGGAGGAACACGCCGATATCGTGGAGCGGCAGGTAGATATTCCCCGCGAGAAGCTTGCGGCCCGGTATCGTTTCCCGACAATTGATCTGCTTGATGCGCGCGAGGCTGATGAGGTGCCGATCGACTACGACGAACTGGAAGAAAACAAGCGAATCCTTCTCGACAAACTCGATACGTACGGCATCGAAATACGTGATATCAATGCAATTGTTGGGCCGACCGTTACATTGTACGAACTGACACCGGCCCCTGGTGTGAAGATAAACCGCATCACAGCCCTCGAGAACGATCTCGCTATGGCGATGGCTGCCGGGGGGATCCGGATGATTGCGCCGATTCCCGGAAAATCCGCCGTGGGTGTTGAAATCCCGAACCGGCGCCGTGAACTCGTTCGGATCCGTGATGTCATAGGCACTACCCGATTCCGTGATTCCGAGATGGAGTTGCCTATAGCGGTCGGCAAAAGCATTGAAGGAGAAGTTTTTTTAACGGATCTGGCCAAACTTCCCCATCTGCTTATTGCAGGAGCGACCGGCTCAGGTAAATCGGTGGGACTCAATACGCTGATTACCGGATTGATGTATGCCTGCCATCCCGCCAATCTGAAGTTTGTAATGATCGATCCCAAAAAGATCGAGTTGCAGCAATACAAATACATGGTTGACCACTATGTGGCTATGCCGGAGAATAGCGAGGAGCCGATTATCACGGACGTGGCCCAGGCGTTGGGGGTGCTCAAGTCCTGTGAGCGGGAGATGGAAATACGTTATGATCTGTTTTCTGCGGCCCAGGTTCGTTCTATCAAGGATTACAACAAAAAGGTTCGTTCCGGGAAACTGGACAAGGAAGAGGCCTTTATCCATTTGCCATATATTATTGTTATTATAGATGAGCTTGCAGACCTTATGATGTTGGCGGGCAAAGATATAGAGGCGCCTATAGCACGACTCGCTCAGATGGCGCGCGCCGTAGGCATACACCTTGTGCTTGCTACGCAACGTCCGTCCGTCGATGTGATCACCGGGTTGATAAAGGCGAATTTCCCCGCACGCATTGCCTATCAGGTTGCTTCCAAAGTAGATTCCCGCACGATCCTCGATCAGAACGGTGCAGAAGGTCTTGTCGGTAACGGAGACCTTTTGTATATGCTGGGAAGCAGGTCGGCCCGTCTGCAAGGGCCGTTCGTAAGCTCCGAAGAAGTCGACCGCGTAGTGGATTTTGTGGCGCGCCAGAAAGGCCCCGGTCCCTATATGCTGCCCCCCTTCGGAGATGAAAGCAGTGCAGGGAATCTTTCCGGCATAGATGATATAGACCCGTTCTTCGACGAGGCAGCCCACATTATCGTGCGCGCCCGCCAGGGTTCGGTCTCCCTTCTGCAACGCAAACTGTCCGTTGGGTACACTCGAGCCGCACGTATTGTGGATCAACTTGAGACGGCGGGCATTGTAGGCCGGTTTGTGGGGTCCAAAGCGCGTGAAGTGCTTGTCGAGTCAGAGGAAGAGTTGGAAGAGTTGCTCGCAGGTATCAGGAATTCGGGCAGAGTATAG
- a CDS encoding iron-sulfur cluster assembly accessory protein: MPTDGTITHTETRPAPIALSDRAAGEIRKIMSTKDIPEGFHLRVGVRGGGCSGMSYILGFDKMREHDTSFEINGVTVYMDKRHGLYLMGTTVDYHDGLNARGFTFENPNATQTCGCGSSFAA, translated from the coding sequence ATGCCGACGGACGGGACCATCACCCATACCGAAACGCGGCCTGCGCCCATCGCACTCAGCGATCGTGCGGCGGGAGAAATTCGCAAGATTATGTCCACCAAGGACATCCCCGAAGGATTCCATTTGCGTGTGGGTGTTCGAGGGGGCGGTTGCTCCGGCATGAGCTATATCCTCGGTTTCGACAAGATGCGTGAACACGACACAAGTTTTGAAATAAACGGTGTGACCGTGTACATGGATAAGCGTCATGGATTGTATCTTATGGGTACCACCGTGGATTACCATGACGGGTTGAATGCACGAGGGTTCACCTTCGAAAACCCTAATGCGACGCAAACGTGCGGTTGCGGGTCCAGCTTCGCCGCGTAG
- the gcvT gene encoding glycine cleavage system aminomethyltransferase GcvT: protein MASTESGTLRKTPLYDRHIALGGRMTPFAGYEMPLRYTEGILEEHRAVRGEAGLFDVSHMGEILVRGPHAAACAQYLVTNEVMSLQAGQAVYTCMCREDGGIIDDLIVYRLADDEYLFVVNAANRQKDFMWMIRNNPAKAIIEDLSDEIALIAVQGPRARAITEAAIEEDLHGLKPFHFRHTSGGCFEGARFFIVSATGYTGEAGVEIYCDVDLAGSVWDRILKAGTDEGLKPAGLGARDTLRMEAAFRLYGNDITEETNPIEAGLGYFVRMDKDDFIGKSALERVRSEGPSRKLVAFIVQEQGGIPRSGHSISTAAGPDTGVVTSGTQSPMLGRGIGLGYVPNDPSCTMPDSQINVTVRSRTLHALVKKPPLHKT from the coding sequence ATGGCATCAACTGAATCCGGGACTCTCCGAAAAACCCCGCTGTATGACCGTCACATTGCGCTCGGCGGGCGGATGACGCCATTCGCCGGCTACGAAATGCCGTTACGCTATACGGAGGGTATCCTTGAAGAGCATCGTGCGGTTCGCGGAGAGGCAGGCCTCTTCGATGTCAGCCATATGGGAGAAATCCTTGTTCGCGGCCCTCACGCGGCTGCCTGCGCACAATATCTGGTCACGAACGAAGTGATGTCGCTTCAGGCCGGGCAGGCCGTTTATACCTGTATGTGCCGGGAAGATGGCGGTATTATTGATGACCTGATCGTATATCGTCTTGCCGACGACGAATACCTTTTTGTGGTCAATGCTGCAAACCGCCAAAAGGATTTCATGTGGATGATCCGGAATAACCCGGCGAAGGCGATCATTGAAGACCTGTCCGATGAGATTGCCCTGATTGCCGTACAGGGCCCGCGGGCGCGGGCTATTACCGAGGCCGCGATCGAGGAAGATTTACATGGCTTGAAGCCGTTTCACTTCCGGCATACCTCCGGCGGGTGTTTTGAAGGAGCACGTTTTTTTATCGTTTCTGCAACGGGCTATACGGGAGAGGCAGGCGTCGAGATATATTGCGATGTCGATCTGGCCGGGTCCGTCTGGGACAGAATCCTGAAGGCCGGGACGGACGAGGGGTTGAAACCTGCCGGATTGGGCGCCCGGGACACTCTTCGTATGGAGGCTGCGTTCCGTCTCTACGGAAACGATATTACGGAGGAAACCAACCCCATCGAGGCCGGCCTGGGTTATTTTGTCCGAATGGACAAGGATGATTTCATCGGAAAATCCGCGCTGGAACGTGTACGTTCGGAAGGTCCATCCCGGAAACTGGTGGCATTCATCGTCCAGGAGCAAGGGGGTATTCCAAGAAGTGGTCATAGTATATCGACCGCGGCGGGACCGGACACGGGCGTGGTGACGAGCGGAACGCAATCACCGATGCTCGGACGAGGTATCGGTCTGGGATATGTGCCCAACGACCCGTCCTGCACCATGCCGGATTCTCAAATAAACGTAACGGTTCGATCCCGTACGCTTCATGCGCTTGTTAAGAAGCCCCCGTTGCATAAAACCTGA
- a CDS encoding 5-(carboxyamino)imidazole ribonucleotide synthase: MPSFPKGAFPVVGILGGGQLARMTAFAAMRMGFDVRFLLPEASGPVRGLGQSFVGDWTDAGVLRDFGSVCEVVTAESEWAPVKEAEAALQGRVPVRPASFTLGIVRHKGRQKTWLRDAGLPVPRFACCATLEEATETANHFGYPVLAKRYTHAYDGYGNATVHSADELRAAWERLAAEDGLLIEAFVSFRRELSVLVARRPGGEHVIYPVADTEQRNHRCYAVEVPSCIEDAEADEARRIGLAAVEAVQGTGLVAVELFHTEDGDILINELAPRPHNTGHYSIEGSYTSQFENHVRAVLDIPLGNPELRTPVAIMVNVFGSRDGTASPAGLNEALTVPGVAVHVYGKPNVRMHRKMGHVTVTGNDRIAARRLAETAAAHLRL; encoded by the coding sequence ATGCCGTCTTTTCCGAAAGGAGCTTTTCCTGTAGTGGGAATTCTTGGTGGCGGGCAACTGGCCCGGATGACTGCCTTTGCCGCCATGCGGATGGGTTTCGATGTGCGCTTTTTACTCCCGGAGGCGTCCGGGCCCGTGAGGGGGCTTGGGCAATCCTTCGTGGGCGATTGGACGGATGCCGGCGTACTGCGCGATTTCGGGAGTGTTTGCGAGGTAGTGACGGCTGAGAGCGAATGGGCTCCGGTAAAAGAAGCCGAGGCCGCTCTACAGGGCCGTGTCCCTGTTCGCCCTGCCTCATTCACCCTCGGCATTGTCCGGCATAAAGGCCGCCAGAAAACCTGGCTGCGGGACGCGGGGCTACCCGTCCCCCGTTTTGCATGCTGCGCCACGCTCGAAGAGGCCACAGAGACAGCGAACCACTTCGGGTATCCCGTACTCGCAAAAAGATATACGCATGCGTACGACGGATACGGTAACGCGACCGTCCACTCAGCAGACGAACTACGGGCAGCGTGGGAGCGTCTTGCGGCAGAAGACGGCTTGTTAATAGAAGCTTTCGTTTCGTTCCGGAGAGAGCTTTCCGTGCTTGTTGCCCGCCGACCCGGGGGCGAGCATGTCATTTATCCCGTTGCGGATACCGAACAGCGCAATCATCGTTGTTATGCGGTAGAGGTTCCATCCTGTATTGAAGACGCCGAAGCGGACGAGGCGCGCCGGATAGGGCTTGCTGCTGTGGAAGCGGTTCAGGGAACGGGACTGGTTGCCGTTGAACTTTTTCATACGGAGGACGGAGACATTCTGATTAACGAGTTGGCCCCACGGCCGCACAACACGGGACACTATTCTATTGAGGGCAGCTACACGTCTCAGTTTGAGAACCATGTCCGGGCCGTGCTGGATATCCCCTTGGGAAACCCGGAACTGCGTACGCCTGTAGCGATTATGGTGAATGTATTCGGAAGCCGGGACGGAACAGCGTCTCCCGCAGGGCTGAATGAAGCCTTGACGGTTCCTGGCGTAGCCGTGCATGTGTATGGCAAACCGAATGTGAGGATGCATCGTAAAATGGGACATGTCACTGTTACCGGCAACGACCGCATTGCTGCGCGCCGTCTTGCCGAGACGGCTGCTGCACACCTTCGTTTGTGA
- a CDS encoding prephenate dehydrogenase, producing MQSVAIIGVGLIGGSLGLVWKKQAQDVEIIGFDQSATLDRAIAIGALDRAASSLEEAVSGADVIVLATPIRSILEILEQIALHVKAGAIVTDVGSVKGPVAACASAVLPSGVLFVGGHPMAGSERRGIDQADALLFENAAYVLCPPDHMDTSALEVECASFVALIEATGARLIVLPPARHDRIAAFVSHLPQLLAVALMNHVANQDGQDDAFLQLAAGGFRDMTRIASSPFDVWSDILKTNDTHILEVLDSFTGRIEVLRQELARGDMETLQSRFQDARSKRETIPRNTKGFLHPLADVYVYAEDRPGELLSIARILYEASLNIKDIELLKIREGTGGAFRMGFAEDATAAAATETLIRAGYTAWRLQH from the coding sequence ATGCAAAGCGTTGCCATCATTGGCGTCGGCCTGATTGGCGGATCCCTTGGCCTCGTATGGAAAAAACAGGCGCAGGACGTCGAGATCATTGGCTTTGACCAATCCGCCACGCTTGACAGGGCAATAGCGATCGGCGCCCTTGATCGCGCGGCATCCTCTCTGGAGGAGGCAGTCTCCGGCGCCGATGTGATCGTACTGGCTACCCCCATCCGGTCGATTCTGGAAATCCTCGAGCAGATTGCTCTTCATGTCAAGGCGGGCGCCATTGTTACGGATGTAGGTTCCGTAAAAGGCCCTGTTGCAGCCTGTGCTTCGGCCGTGTTGCCCTCAGGGGTCCTGTTTGTCGGCGGGCATCCCATGGCCGGTTCCGAACGCCGGGGAATCGATCAGGCAGATGCCTTGTTGTTCGAAAACGCGGCCTATGTACTTTGTCCTCCGGACCACATGGATACTTCCGCCCTGGAGGTGGAGTGTGCCTCTTTCGTGGCCTTGATCGAGGCCACCGGCGCCCGGCTTATTGTGCTTCCTCCTGCTCGCCACGACCGTATCGCCGCGTTTGTCAGCCACCTCCCCCAGTTGCTTGCCGTGGCGCTAATGAACCATGTGGCGAACCAGGACGGACAGGACGATGCCTTCCTCCAACTCGCTGCCGGCGGGTTTCGGGATATGACTCGTATTGCCTCCTCCCCTTTCGATGTGTGGAGCGACATCCTGAAAACGAACGATACACACATTCTGGAAGTGCTCGATTCGTTTACCGGGCGAATAGAGGTTCTTCGCCAGGAGCTCGCCCGTGGCGATATGGAAACCTTGCAGAGCCGGTTCCAGGACGCCCGATCCAAAAGGGAAACGATACCCCGCAACACAAAAGGCTTCCTGCATCCCCTTGCGGACGTGTATGTCTACGCGGAAGATCGCCCTGGCGAACTTCTCTCGATCGCCAGGATACTCTACGAGGCATCATTGAATATCAAGGATATCGAATTGCTCAAAATACGCGAAGGAACCGGGGGTGCTTTCCGTATGGGTTTCGCGGAAGACGCCACGGCTGCAGCTGCTACCGAAACACTGATCCGTGCAGGCTACACCGCCTGGCGCTTGCAACATTGA